A region of Nocardioides sp. JS614 DNA encodes the following proteins:
- a CDS encoding toll/interleukin-1 receptor domain-containing protein yields MVDSPVQHAFLSYVHENAEAVEQLASVLRAAGIPVWKDTEALWPGEDWKQKIRSAIEDGSLAFVACFSTSSVSKTRTFMNEELALAVDQFRLRPPGHVWLLPVRLDDCELPNYDLGGGRTLNSLQRIDLFGPNREANLARLVAAVMGIFGTSTTSPATIAAAIATANDAERGPRLAEALKLGMTDPTKVMETEDLFLGEVKTVIEALKDQERFPLGGGAAPNVVAVVERAQEYDQLVTPLAHAAITLGAWGAEEHAGLVTLKRLRFCAAPMRVAALG; encoded by the coding sequence GTGGTCGACAGTCCTGTGCAGCACGCGTTCCTCTCCTACGTTCACGAAAACGCCGAGGCCGTCGAGCAGTTGGCGTCGGTGCTACGTGCGGCAGGGATTCCGGTGTGGAAGGACACCGAGGCCCTGTGGCCCGGCGAGGACTGGAAGCAGAAGATCCGGTCGGCGATCGAGGATGGCTCCCTGGCGTTCGTCGCCTGCTTCTCAACGAGTAGCGTCTCCAAGACCAGGACTTTCATGAACGAGGAGCTGGCGCTGGCGGTCGACCAGTTTCGGCTCCGGCCACCCGGCCATGTTTGGCTTCTTCCGGTTCGGCTGGACGACTGTGAGCTTCCGAACTACGACCTCGGTGGCGGTCGGACACTCAACAGCCTCCAGCGCATCGACCTTTTCGGTCCGAACCGCGAAGCCAATCTTGCTCGGTTGGTCGCTGCCGTCATGGGCATATTTGGCACGTCGACCACATCGCCAGCCACGATCGCAGCGGCCATCGCGACGGCGAACGATGCCGAGCGCGGCCCACGTTTGGCGGAAGCACTCAAGCTGGGTATGACCGACCCCACCAAGGTGATGGAGACGGAGGATCTGTTCCTCGGCGAAGTGAAGACGGTTATCGAAGCGCTCAAGGACCAAGAACGTTTCCCGTTGGGCGGGGGCGCGGCACCAAACGTGGTGGCCGTGGTCGAGCGCGCCCAGGAGTACGACCAACTTGTGACGCCGCTCGCCCATGCTGCAATCACGCTCGGCGCCTGGGGTGCCGAAGAGCACGCCGGCCTCGTCACCCTGAAGCGCCTCAGGTTCTGTGCCGCTCCTATGCGGGTTGCGGCTCTCGGTTGA
- a CDS encoding IS3 family transposase (programmed frameshift) produces the protein MPKKIDPAVKERCVRQVLEHLPEYPSLTAAAESVARREGLGKETVRRWVVQAQIDGGQRQGATSEELAEIKELKAKVRRLEEDNEILRRASNFLRGGTRPPQSLIVAFIDELRAEGHAVESICRVLREQGCQIAARTYRDWAQANCLVAARTITDAQVTNQVRDLAWTVDHEGVRRMTPEGLYGRRKMTALVQRTSPEASPGSVDRAMRTLSLQGVRRSKGIRTTIPAKDGKRAGDLLDRDFTAEAPNRTWVMDFTYVRTWAGFVYVAFILDVFAQKIVAWNVAPTKAVELVDVPLRMALWQRDREGHPIVPGELIGHADAGSQYTSITFTEHLAEEGIRPSIGTVADAYDNALMECVIGLYKTECIRTTVFHAGPYRTIGDVEYATAGWVDWYNNRRLHGSLGMMTPVEFEQAHYATLNREPQPA, from the exons ATGCCGAAGAAGATCGATCCCGCAGTCAAGGAGCGGTGCGTGCGGCAGGTGCTGGAGCACCTGCCGGAGTACCCGTCGCTGACCGCGGCCGCCGAGTCCGTCGCACGCCGCGAAGGCCTCGGGAAGGAGACCGTGCGCCGGTGGGTCGTCCAGGCCCAGATCGACGGCGGCCAGCGCCAGGGCGCAACCAGCGAGGAGCTCGCTGAGATCAAGGAGCTCAAAGCCAAGGTCCGTCGGCTCGAGGAAGACAACGAGATCCTCCGCCGGGCCTCAA ATTTTCTTCGCGGGGGAACTCGACCCCCGCAATCGCTGATCGTCGCGTTCATCGACGAGCTGCGGGCCGAGGGCCACGCGGTCGAGTCGATCTGCCGGGTCCTGCGCGAGCAGGGCTGCCAGATCGCCGCGCGGACCTACCGCGACTGGGCACAAGCCAACTGCCTTGTCGCAGCCCGGACGATCACCGACGCTCAGGTCACCAACCAGGTCCGTGACCTGGCCTGGACCGTCGACCACGAAGGGGTGCGCCGGATGACACCCGAGGGGCTCTACGGGCGTCGGAAGATGACCGCGCTGGTGCAGCGCACGTCGCCCGAGGCATCGCCCGGCAGCGTGGACCGGGCGATGAGAACCCTGTCCCTGCAAGGGGTTCGGCGTTCGAAGGGGATCCGGACCACGATCCCGGCCAAGGACGGCAAGCGAGCCGGTGACCTGCTGGATCGCGACTTCACCGCCGAAGCGCCGAACAGGACCTGGGTCATGGACTTCACCTACGTGAGAACCTGGGCCGGGTTCGTCTACGTCGCGTTCATCCTCGACGTGTTCGCCCAGAAGATCGTCGCCTGGAACGTCGCGCCCACCAAGGCCGTCGAGTTGGTCGACGTCCCGCTGCGAATGGCGTTGTGGCAACGCGACCGCGAGGGCCACCCGATCGTGCCCGGCGAACTGATCGGCCACGCCGACGCCGGATCGCAATACACCTCGATCACCTTCACCGAACACCTCGCCGAGGAAGGCATCCGGCCCTCGATCGGGACGGTTGCCGATGCCTATGACAACGCCCTGATGGAGTGCGTGATCGGGCTCTACAAGACCGAGTGCATCCGCACCACGGTCTTCCACGCCGGCCCCTACCGGACCATCGGCGACGTCGAGTACGCCACCGCCGGCTGGGTCGACTGGTACAACAACAGGCGCCTGCACGGCTCGCTTGGGATGATGACCCCAGTGGAGTTCGAGCAGGCCCACTACGCGACTCTCAACCGAGAGCCGCAACCCGCATAG